A window of Bacteroidota bacterium contains these coding sequences:
- a CDS encoding general stress protein CsbD, whose translation MENSTNVNAPVKGTWNVQKGKLKEQFNTLTDEDLRYENGKKTEMLSRVQVKIGKTKEEFDAIMESL comes from the coding sequence ATGGAAAATTCAACAAATGTTAATGCACCCGTTAAAGGAACCTGGAATGTTCAAAAGGGAAAATTAAAGGAACAATTCAATACGCTTACAGATGAAGACTTACGCTATGAAAATGGTAAAAAGACCGAAATGCTGAGCCGTGTGCAAGTAAAAATTGGAAAAACAAAGGAAGAGTTTGATGCAATTATGGAATCACTATAA
- a CDS encoding DNA starvation/stationary phase protection protein, producing MKPNIGISDKKLKNSSTLLADVLANEMTLYVKTRKAHWNVSGESFMELHKLYENQYKQLELYIDEIAERIGKLGQKTIGTMNEFLKHSSITENPGKYTGSKETLKELLHDHETVIVQLRKNINECADTNKDAGTADFLTGIMEEHETITWILRRYLN from the coding sequence ATGAAACCAAATATCGGAATTAGTGATAAAAAATTAAAGAACAGTTCAACACTCTTAGCAGATGTGCTTGCCAATGAAATGACATTGTATGTTAAAACCCGCAAAGCACACTGGAATGTTAGCGGAGAAAGCTTCATGGAACTTCATAAACTGTACGAAAATCAGTACAAACAACTTGAACTTTATATTGATGAGATTGCTGAGCGAATTGGTAAACTGGGACAAAAAACAATTGGCACGATGAATGAATTTTTAAAACACAGCAGCATTACTGAAAATCCCGGTAAATATACCGGTTCAAAAGAAACACTCAAAGAATTACTTCACGATCATGAAACTGTTATTGTGCAATTGCGCAAAAATATAAACGAATGTGCAGATACTAATAAAGATGCCGGAACTGCTGATTTCCTTACGGGGATTATGGAAGAACACGAAACGATAACTTGGATTCTAAGAAGATATTTGAATTAA
- a CDS encoding YihY/virulence factor BrkB family protein → MNQLKIKSKKIAFLLTETVSEFIEDNGLKLSAALSYYTIFSLPPLLIIIISLSGFFFGAEAVRGEIFGQINGLVGNDAAMQIQETIKNVKLSKSNTFATTLGLIVLLIGASGVFVEIQDSLNYIWGIKAKPKRGFIRFIKNRVTSFSMIGSAGFLLMVGLIVNSIMDVLNTRLTARFPQDSVYFFYALNLLIVFLIISLLFTVIFKTLPDGKIALRDCVIGAGFTAFLFMIGKFAIGAYLGSSAVASVYGAAGSVILILVWVYYSAIILYFGAEFTKVYALTHGKKIIPNAYSVQILKDKIEIDSKITN, encoded by the coding sequence ATGAATCAACTAAAAATAAAATCAAAAAAAATTGCATTTCTTTTAACTGAAACAGTTAGCGAGTTTATTGAGGATAATGGACTTAAACTAAGCGCTGCACTATCTTATTACACCATATTCTCACTACCTCCTTTATTGATTATTATAATAAGTTTAAGCGGTTTCTTTTTTGGTGCTGAAGCTGTGCGAGGGGAAATATTTGGACAAATAAATGGATTGGTAGGAAATGATGCAGCAATGCAAATACAGGAGACAATTAAGAATGTTAAACTTTCAAAGAGCAACACTTTTGCCACAACTCTGGGTTTAATAGTGTTGTTAATTGGAGCTTCCGGAGTGTTTGTGGAAATTCAAGATTCATTAAATTATATATGGGGGATAAAGGCAAAACCTAAGCGTGGATTTATTCGCTTTATTAAAAACAGAGTAACTTCATTTTCAATGATTGGTTCAGCTGGATTCCTTTTGATGGTAGGATTGATCGTGAATTCTATTATGGATGTTCTAAATACTCGATTAACTGCACGCTTTCCACAAGACAGCGTTTATTTCTTTTATGCACTTAATTTATTAATTGTGTTTTTAATCATTTCATTATTGTTTACGGTAATATTTAAAACGCTTCCAGATGGGAAAATTGCTTTGCGCGACTGTGTTATAGGTGCCGGATTTACCGCGTTTCTATTTATGATTGGGAAGTTTGCAATTGGCGCCTACTTGGGAAGTTCTGCAGTCGCGTCAGTATATGGTGCTGCAGGATCTGTTATTTTAATTTTGGTTTGGGTTTACTATTCAGCCATCATTCTCTATTTCGGTGCCGAATTCACTAAAGTGTATGCACTTACACACGGTAAAAAAATTATCCCGAATGCTTATTCCGTTCAAATTCTAAAGGATAAAATTGAAATTGATTCTAAAATCACAAATTGA
- a CDS encoding ATP-binding cassette domain-containing protein, which produces MMTTSTNISLPNNNSAATQTDVAIEITHLKKAFGAQEVIKDLNLTLHANENLVVLGKSGTGKSVLIKCIVNLLLADSGSIKVLGKEVSEMNSVELSEMRQKIGFLFQSGALYDSMTVRQNLEFPLRRKKDKLSETELDAKVKEVLENVGLADAIEKMPSQLSGGMRKRISLARTIVTDPLIMLYDEPTTGLDPVTSNEISMLILDLQKKYKTASIIITHDIKCALTTANRIIMLSDGCVYKEGTKEEFQNSEDELIASFFN; this is translated from the coding sequence ATGATGACGACTTCTACTAACATATCTCTGCCAAACAATAATTCAGCAGCTACACAAACTGATGTAGCAATTGAAATTACTCACCTCAAAAAAGCCTTCGGCGCGCAGGAAGTTATTAAAGACTTAAATCTTACACTTCATGCAAACGAAAACTTGGTAGTGCTTGGGAAATCAGGAACAGGAAAATCTGTACTCATAAAATGCATTGTGAATTTATTACTTGCTGATAGCGGCTCCATTAAAGTTTTGGGTAAAGAAGTTTCTGAAATGAATTCAGTTGAACTTTCGGAAATGCGTCAAAAAATTGGATTTCTGTTTCAAAGTGGAGCATTATATGATTCGATGACAGTAAGACAAAATTTGGAATTTCCCTTGCGTCGAAAAAAGGATAAATTATCAGAAACCGAATTGGATGCAAAAGTGAAAGAAGTGCTTGAAAATGTTGGGCTTGCAGACGCTATTGAAAAAATGCCTTCTCAACTTTCCGGTGGAATGCGAAAACGCATCAGCTTAGCGCGCACTATTGTTACTGATCCCCTCATAATGCTTTACGACGAACCCACTACAGGGCTGGATCCGGTAACATCTAATGAAATTAGCATGCTCATACTTGACTTGCAAAAAAAGTACAAAACTGCATCCATAATTATAACGCATGATATTAAATGCGCGCTCACTACAGCTAACCGAATTATTATGCTTTCGGATGGTTGCGTTTACAAAGAAGGAACAAAAGAGGAATTCCAAAATTCAGAAGACGAACTTATAGCATCCTTTTTTAACTAA
- a CDS encoding lmo0937 family membrane protein, translating to MGNLLYTIAVVLIIIWAIGFFAYSTGAIIHVLLVIAIIAILLRVIQGEKIIK from the coding sequence ATGGGAAATCTTCTTTATACAATTGCAGTCGTGCTGATAATTATTTGGGCCATCGGTTTTTTTGCATACAGCACCGGAGCAATTATACATGTATTACTAGTCATCGCAATAATTGCAATTCTTCTTCGCGTAATTCAAGGAGAAAAAATAATCAAATAA
- a CDS encoding YtxH domain-containing protein, with protein MRTGKVVVGILAGVAIGALAGVLFAPDKGSRTRRQILDKGEDLAEDLQSKFDDLLETVTEKYDHLRKQADELTEKGKAKFAEVKKEVNHTA; from the coding sequence ATGAGAACAGGAAAAGTAGTTGTAGGAATTTTAGCCGGTGTGGCTATAGGCGCACTTGCCGGTGTGTTATTTGCTCCTGATAAAGGAAGCCGTACTCGACGACAAATATTGGATAAAGGTGAAGATCTGGCGGAAGATTTACAAAGTAAATTTGACGATTTGTTAGAAACAGTTACAGAAAAGTATGATCATCTGCGCAAGCAAGCGGATGAACTTACTGAAAAGGGTAAAGCGAAATTTGCCGAAGTTAAAAAGGAAGTAAATCATACCGCTTAG
- a CDS encoding MCE family protein, translated as MNELQNKRAVAVGFFVILGIVFLITGVLMVGNLHETFKRKMKVVSLFDDVNGLQTGNNIWFSGVKIGTVSSVHFYGKSQVEVIMKIETKAQQYIRKDAKVKISTDGLIGNKILVIYGGTSKSNEVEEGDTLLVEKTFSSDDMINTLQDNNKNLLVITNDFKVISHNLANGTGTVAKLLSDDAVYNQINAATASLQGAASKANQLLVSLNGFSSGLTRKGTLANDLVSDTIVFKSLKAAASHIEQLTDSATMLVSNLKASERNSKSAIGILLHDEEAGANLKASLKNLESSTKKLDQDLEAVQHNILLRRFFKSKPASNEK; from the coding sequence ATGAACGAATTACAAAATAAACGCGCTGTGGCCGTCGGTTTCTTTGTCATCTTAGGAATAGTATTTCTGATTACAGGTGTACTAATGGTGGGAAATTTACATGAAACCTTTAAAAGGAAAATGAAGGTAGTTTCACTTTTTGATGATGTTAACGGTTTACAAACCGGTAATAATATCTGGTTTTCAGGTGTCAAAATTGGTACTGTAAGCAGTGTTCACTTCTATGGAAAATCACAAGTGGAAGTAATTATGAAAATCGAAACCAAAGCGCAGCAATACATTCGAAAGGATGCTAAAGTAAAAATCAGCACCGATGGCCTTATTGGTAATAAAATATTGGTTATTTATGGAGGAACTTCCAAATCAAATGAAGTGGAAGAGGGAGATACTTTGCTGGTGGAAAAAACTTTCTCTTCCGACGATATGATAAACACCTTGCAAGACAACAATAAAAATTTATTGGTGATAACAAACGACTTTAAAGTGATTAGTCATAATTTAGCAAACGGAACAGGTACGGTTGCAAAACTACTTAGTGATGATGCTGTTTATAACCAAATTAACGCAGCAACTGCTTCGTTGCAAGGGGCTGCCTCAAAAGCAAACCAGTTGCTGGTTTCCCTAAATGGATTTAGCTCAGGGTTAACCCGTAAAGGAACACTTGCAAATGATTTGGTAAGCGATACAATTGTCTTTAAATCATTAAAAGCTGCTGCTAGCCATATCGAACAACTTACCGATTCAGCAACAATGCTTGTTAGTAATTTGAAAGCCAGCGAAAGAAATTCAAAAAGCGCCATCGGTATTTTATTGCACGATGAAGAAGCTGGAGCGAATTTAAAAGCCAGTTTGAAAAATTTGGAAAGCAGCACAAAAAAATTGGATCAAGATCTTGAGGCCGTGCAACACAATATTTTACTAAGACGATTCTTTAAATCAAAACCGGCAAGCAATGAAAAATAA
- a CDS encoding ABC transporter permease, producing MRVKHTKKFIFTKGLDQYFKDVHKAFLFTMRFFKEAGKAPMHIGEIIHQCFEVGLKSLPLITLTGFVTGIVFTKQSRPSLEEFGAASWLPSLIGIAIVRALGALVTALICAGKVGSSIGAELGSMKVTEQIEAMEVSAINPFKYLVVTRVWATMISVPLLALYCSFVALFGSYVNVNSEEATGFIAFYQSAFKTITFVDIFASLTKSIVFGFTIGIIGCYKGFNATQGTRGVGKAANQAVVLAMFLIFIEEIVIVQMSNWIRNY from the coding sequence ATGAGAGTGAAGCACACTAAAAAATTTATTTTCACAAAAGGACTCGATCAGTACTTTAAAGATGTACACAAGGCTTTTTTATTTACCATGCGCTTTTTTAAAGAGGCAGGGAAAGCTCCCATGCACATTGGTGAAATTATACATCAGTGCTTTGAAGTAGGCTTAAAATCACTTCCACTTATTACTTTAACAGGATTTGTTACCGGAATAGTTTTCACAAAACAATCACGTCCTTCTCTCGAAGAATTTGGCGCTGCTTCATGGCTGCCTTCTTTAATCGGAATAGCCATTGTTAGAGCATTAGGTGCATTAGTAACAGCACTTATTTGCGCAGGCAAAGTTGGTTCCAGCATTGGCGCCGAATTAGGTTCCATGAAGGTAACGGAACAAATTGAAGCGATGGAAGTTTCTGCCATTAATCCCTTTAAATATCTCGTGGTAACGCGCGTTTGGGCCACTATGATTTCGGTTCCATTACTTGCACTGTATTGCAGCTTTGTTGCATTATTCGGCTCTTATGTAAATGTAAATTCCGAAGAAGCTACCGGATTCATCGCCTTCTATCAAAGCGCATTTAAAACAATCACTTTTGTCGACATTTTTGCTTCATTAACCAAATCAATAGTTTTTGGATTCACCATCGGAATCATCGGTTGCTATAAAGGTTTTAATGCCACTCAAGGTACACGAGGTGTTGGTAAAGCTGCCAATCAAGCTGTGGTACTTGCCATGTTTTTAATTTTTATTGAAGAAATTGTAATTGTGCAAATGTCTAATTGGATTCGAAATTATTAA
- a CDS encoding ABC transporter permease, with amino-acid sequence MRETFSRGFEFKEFLKQCYQIGYKSLGLISITGTIMGLVLTIQSRPVLVDFGAVNMLPGMVAVSLIREMGPVITALICAGKIGSGMGAELGSMKVTEQIDAMEVSSTNPMRFLVVTRVWAAIFMIPILILYADTLGILGSWAGANIKGDVSFVLFFSQAFSHVEFIDFLPAFVKSFFFGAVIGLVGCYKGYNAGRGTESVGVAANSAVVLASLLVIIVDMIAVQITDMLP; translated from the coding sequence ATGCGGGAAACTTTTTCACGCGGTTTTGAATTTAAAGAGTTCTTAAAACAATGTTATCAAATTGGTTATAAATCACTTGGCTTAATTTCTATAACCGGAACCATTATGGGTTTGGTATTAACCATTCAATCACGGCCTGTACTAGTTGATTTTGGCGCGGTCAATATGCTTCCCGGAATGGTTGCTGTTTCTTTAATTCGCGAAATGGGTCCGGTAATAACAGCATTAATTTGCGCCGGAAAAATTGGTTCAGGAATGGGAGCGGAGCTTGGCTCGATGAAAGTTACCGAACAAATTGATGCCATGGAAGTTTCTTCCACCAACCCGATGCGGTTTTTGGTTGTTACACGCGTATGGGCTGCCATCTTTATGATTCCCATTTTAATTCTTTATGCCGATACTTTAGGAATTTTGGGAAGTTGGGCCGGAGCAAATATTAAAGGAGATGTTTCATTTGTGCTATTCTTCTCACAAGCATTTAGTCACGTTGAATTTATTGACTTCTTACCTGCTTTTGTAAAATCATTTTTTTTCGGTGCTGTTATTGGATTGGTGGGATGTTACAAAGGATATAATGCCGGGCGAGGCACCGAAAGTGTTGGTGTTGCAGCAAATTCAGCTGTTGTGCTTGCTTCCTTGCTTGTGATAATTGTGGATATGATTGCAGTACAAATTACAGATATGCTTCCATGA
- a CDS encoding DUF748 domain-containing protein, whose product MTKKFKKTALITIGICFGAILLIILFISPIAKYLIEKYDVKFIGREITMDWAYVNPFTGYVHLQNLKIYEPDGDTLFFSARGVSANFAMRKLLNKTYEISEINLNQPIGIVIQNKKELNFGDIIKKFSSKSTSDIPKAPVHFNILNISIERGVLKYRESQIPISYSLKEINIKSSGKWWDKDSIVAAFSFIPSIGTGKVNGNFEMNFTNLNYRLNAVIQKYDLDFLQQYLNDITNYGSFRANVDADFRAKGNFKDQENISASGKLAFTDFHFGKNPKEDFASFQKLKIGIIELSPKNHKYSFDSILLAHPFFKYERYDQLDNIQKMFGKKGSKIATVAADEAEFNLVIEIARYVKVLAKNFFRSNYKINHLDLTNGDFAFNDFSTSEKFSIGLDPLTVFADSIDKEHKRVKINFVSSIQPYGKANITLSINPKDSSDFDMIYDFDKIPTTLFNPYLLTYTSFPLDRGTIAIKGTWNVRNGEIVSDNHLTVIDPRVTNRVRNKDNNWLPLRLIMAFVRERGNVIDYEVPITGNLNNPKFHLKDVLFDVVTNIFVKPATTPYRIQVRNIEQEIEKSLSFKWDMRSCEVDRKQEKFISKLADFLKNTPEASITITPQNYLAKEKEHILFYEAKKKYMLFKNPNLNANLSENDSIFVTKMSVKDTLFVQYLTANSKDTMLFTIQEKCARMVSENVVNEKWLQLKKERESAFLAVFKQSDVDSHVKFLTGKTTIPYNGFSFYRIEYKDEFPEALMKAYREMHSLNAEAPRNKFNKERSQIRNSRIQNRKLKNAAQR is encoded by the coding sequence ATGACAAAAAAGTTTAAAAAAACCGCACTTATTACCATTGGAATATGCTTTGGTGCCATTTTGCTAATCATACTATTTATCTCTCCCATAGCAAAATACCTGATTGAAAAATATGATGTAAAATTTATAGGTCGGGAAATTACTATGGATTGGGCCTATGTTAATCCCTTTACAGGATATGTTCACCTTCAAAATCTAAAAATTTATGAGCCTGATGGCGATACACTTTTCTTCTCGGCAAGGGGAGTCAGTGCAAATTTTGCCATGCGCAAACTTTTGAATAAAACCTATGAAATAAGTGAAATCAATTTAAATCAACCAATAGGAATAGTAATTCAAAACAAAAAGGAGCTAAACTTTGGAGACATTATAAAAAAATTTTCTTCCAAAAGCACAAGTGATATCCCTAAAGCTCCGGTACATTTTAATATTCTAAATATTTCAATAGAAAGGGGAGTGCTTAAGTATCGTGAATCACAAATTCCTATTTCTTATTCATTAAAGGAAATTAATATAAAAAGCAGTGGCAAATGGTGGGATAAAGACAGCATCGTTGCCGCATTTTCATTCATTCCAAGCATTGGCACCGGTAAAGTGAACGGAAATTTTGAAATGAATTTTACAAACCTAAATTATAGATTGAATGCTGTTATTCAAAAGTATGATCTCGATTTTTTACAACAATACTTAAACGACATTACCAACTATGGCAGTTTTAGAGCCAATGTGGATGCAGACTTTAGAGCCAAGGGAAATTTTAAGGACCAAGAAAATATTTCGGCAAGCGGAAAACTCGCTTTTACTGATTTTCATTTTGGCAAAAATCCCAAGGAAGATTTTGCTTCCTTTCAAAAATTAAAAATTGGAATTATCGAACTAAGCCCTAAAAACCACAAATACAGTTTTGATTCTATATTATTAGCACATCCTTTTTTCAAATATGAACGTTACGATCAACTCGACAATATTCAAAAAATGTTTGGGAAGAAGGGCTCTAAAATTGCAACAGTTGCAGCAGATGAAGCCGAATTTAACTTAGTTATAGAAATTGCACGCTATGTAAAAGTACTGGCAAAAAATTTCTTTAGAAGTAATTATAAGATAAATCATCTCGACCTTACAAATGGCGATTTCGCATTCAACGATTTTTCGACTAGTGAAAAATTTTCCATCGGCCTAGATCCTTTAACTGTTTTTGCAGATTCAATTGATAAGGAGCACAAACGGGTGAAAATTAATTTTGTATCATCTATACAGCCTTATGGAAAAGCTAATATAACGCTTAGTATTAACCCAAAAGACAGCAGTGATTTTGATATGATTTATGATTTTGATAAAATTCCAACCACTTTATTTAATCCCTATTTACTCACTTACACATCCTTTCCTCTCGATAGAGGAACAATTGCCATTAAGGGCACCTGGAATGTTAGAAATGGTGAAATCGTTAGCGATAACCACCTCACCGTAATAGATCCGAGAGTAACTAATCGGGTACGTAATAAAGATAACAATTGGCTGCCCCTTCGATTAATCATGGCATTTGTAAGAGAACGAGGGAATGTAATTGATTATGAAGTACCCATTACCGGAAATTTAAATAACCCTAAATTTCATTTAAAAGATGTACTTTTTGATGTGGTCACAAATATTTTTGTGAAGCCGGCTACAACTCCATACCGCATTCAAGTTAGAAATATAGAGCAGGAAATTGAGAAATCTCTATCCTTTAAATGGGATATGAGAAGCTGTGAAGTAGATCGGAAGCAAGAAAAGTTCATTTCAAAATTAGCCGATTTTTTAAAAAACACGCCGGAAGCATCAATCACCATAACCCCTCAAAACTATTTAGCAAAAGAAAAGGAGCACATTCTTTTTTATGAAGCAAAGAAGAAATATATGCTTTTCAAGAATCCTAATTTGAATGCCAACCTCTCAGAAAACGATTCAATTTTCGTCACAAAAATGTCGGTTAAGGATACTCTTTTTGTTCAGTATTTAACTGCAAATAGCAAGGATACCATGCTTTTCACCATTCAAGAAAAATGTGCACGCATGGTCTCTGAAAATGTAGTTAACGAAAAATGGTTGCAACTCAAAAAAGAAAGAGAAAGCGCTTTTTTAGCTGTCTTCAAGCAAAGTGATGTGGATTCACATGTTAAATTTTTAACAGGAAAAACAACAATTCCATATAATGGATTTTCTTTTTACCGGATAGAATACAAGGATGAGTTTCCTGAAGCATTAATGAAAGCATACAGGGAAATGCACTCCTTAAATGCGGAGGCTCCAAGAAATAAATTCAACAAGGAGCGCAGCCAAATCAGAAATTCACGCATCCAAAATCGAAAATTAAAAAATGCAGCGCAACGTTAG
- a CDS encoding CsbD family protein → MNSTEMKGNWNEQKGKLKQQFAELTDNDLLFEEGKKDEMMGRLQKKLGKTKEELHLLISGL, encoded by the coding sequence ATGAACTCAACTGAAATGAAAGGTAACTGGAACGAACAAAAAGGTAAATTAAAACAACAATTCGCTGAACTAACAGACAATGATTTACTTTTTGAAGAAGGAAAGAAAGATGAAATGATGGGCAGACTTCAAAAAAAATTAGGTAAGACAAAGGAAGAACTTCATCTGCTAATTTCAGGTTTATAA
- a CDS encoding MCE family protein, translated as MEPHSQKFKIRLGLFIAIGIALFVAAIFIIGRQKNLFNPVIKLNSTFYNVSGLQVGNNIRFAGINVGTVDNIRIVNDTTVTVEMMIRKEIQQFIKSDCRVSIGSEGLIGDRLVTITQGSSTSKVVNSGQYLASNEPVETDAILGSLQVTAGNAEIISGQLAEIMVKVNSGNGTLGKLIQDSTIAENLNQTMNNLKKSTKGLDENMQAAKHNILFKGYFKNKAKDENKKKQELK; from the coding sequence ATGGAACCACATTCACAAAAATTTAAAATACGATTAGGTTTATTCATTGCCATAGGTATAGCGCTTTTTGTTGCAGCCATATTTATCATTGGCCGCCAAAAAAATCTTTTTAATCCGGTAATTAAATTGAACTCCACCTTTTATAATGTAAGCGGATTACAAGTTGGGAACAATATTCGTTTTGCCGGAATAAATGTTGGAACAGTTGATAATATTCGAATTGTTAATGACACCACAGTAACCGTGGAGATGATGATTCGAAAAGAAATTCAACAGTTCATTAAAAGCGATTGCAGAGTTTCAATTGGTTCGGAAGGTCTAATTGGCGATAGACTTGTAACAATCACACAAGGCAGTTCCACTTCAAAAGTGGTTAACTCGGGTCAATACCTGGCTTCGAACGAACCGGTTGAAACGGATGCTATTTTAGGAAGCCTTCAAGTAACAGCCGGCAATGCCGAAATAATTTCTGGCCAACTTGCAGAGATAATGGTGAAAGTGAACAGTGGTAATGGCACATTGGGTAAATTGATTCAAGATTCCACAATTGCCGAAAACCTAAATCAAACGATGAATAATTTAAAGAAAAGTACCAAAGGCCTGGATGAAAATATGCAAGCCGCAAAGCACAATATATTGTTTAAAGGTTATTTTAAAAATAAGGCAAAAGATGAGAATAAAAAGAAACAGGAGTTAAAATAA
- a CDS encoding ATP-binding cassette domain-containing protein translates to MLTQEINTDNNAISIKGLYKSFGELDVLKGIDLNLIKGENIAVLGKSGTGKSVLIKILVGLLKPDRGEVIVLGEVVDQLNQVNLDKLRLRIGFSFQNSALYDSMNVYQNLAFPLTMNTKNLSKAQVDKAVDEVLDSVGLKNKLTEMPSDLSGGQRKRIGIARTLILKPEIMLYDEPTSGLDPITSAEINQLILDVQQQFKTSSIIITHDLTCAKSTGNRIAMLLDGVFLKVGTFEEVFNHPEKQIEGFYKYNFTTNNERITK, encoded by the coding sequence ATGCTCACACAGGAAATAAATACTGATAACAACGCCATTTCCATCAAAGGATTATACAAGTCATTTGGTGAACTTGATGTATTAAAAGGCATTGATCTGAATCTAATTAAAGGAGAAAATATCGCCGTGCTTGGAAAATCAGGAACCGGAAAATCGGTACTGATTAAAATACTCGTGGGCTTGCTTAAGCCGGATAGAGGGGAAGTAATTGTATTAGGCGAAGTTGTTGATCAGTTAAATCAAGTAAACCTCGATAAACTTCGACTTAGAATTGGATTTTCATTTCAAAACAGTGCACTATACGACAGTATGAATGTGTATCAAAACCTTGCATTTCCACTAACCATGAATACGAAAAACCTATCCAAAGCGCAAGTGGATAAAGCAGTTGATGAAGTTTTGGATTCAGTAGGTTTAAAAAATAAGCTAACCGAAATGCCAAGCGATCTTTCCGGTGGGCAACGCAAACGAATTGGAATTGCTCGTACGCTCATTTTAAAACCCGAAATAATGCTTTACGATGAACCCACTTCCGGTTTGGATCCCATAACAAGTGCCGAAATAAATCAACTCATTTTGGATGTGCAACAACAATTTAAAACCAGTTCCATAATTATCACACACGATTTAACCTGCGCTAAATCAACCGGCAATCGCATCGCCATGCTGCTCGATGGCGTTTTTCTTAAGGTTGGAACATTTGAGGAAGTATTTAATCATCCTGAAAAACAAATTGAAGGATTTTACAAGTATAATTTTACAACAAACAATGAACGAATTACAAAATAA